Genomic segment of Paraburkholderia agricolaris:
GTGGACGCGTGCAGTTCAGCTACCGGTTGAGCGGGCGTGAATGCGCGTCCGGCGTGATCGTGTATCGGGAGGCTGCATGATGAGCATCGCTGCATGCATCGTGATTCCGATTTACAACCACAAGGACGCGATCGGCGCGACCGTTGCGCACCTCGCGGTGCACGGCTTGCCGATCTTTGTTGTCGACGATGGCAGCGATGAGGCGACCCAACAGGTGCTCGCCGCACTCGCGCAACAATACGCAGGGCAGCTCACGCTGCTGCGTTTGCCGGTCAACGGCGGCAAGGGTGCGGCGGTGATGGCGGGGCTGCGTGCCGCGCGCGCCGCGGCTTACACGCATGCGCTGCAGATCGATGCCGACGGTCAGCACGATGCGACGGATGTGCCACGCTTCATCGAAGCGGCGCGTGCGGAACCGGGTGCGGTGATCCTCGGTCGCCCGGTCTATGACGAGAGCGTGCCGAAATCGCGCCTTTATGGCCGTTATCTGACGCACGTATGGGTGTGGATCGAAACGCTCTCGCTGACGATTCGCGATTCGATGTGCGGCTTTCGCCTTTATCCACTGGCGCTGGCCTGCGAGCTGATCGACAGCGTGCAACTGCCGACCCGCATGGACTTCGACATCGAAATTCTCGTGCGTCTCTACTGGCGGCGCGCGGCCTTCCGCTCGATCCCAACGCGCGTCACGTATGCAAGCGACGGCGTCTCGCATTTCGATGTGCTGTGGGACAACGTGCGTATCAGCCGCAGTCATACGCGGCTCGTGTTCGGCATGCTGTGGCGTCTGCCGATGCTGCTCGCGCACAAGGTGATGCCACGCCGCGCGGCTGTTGCAAGTGAGCCGGATCAGCCGGGTGAACCGGGCAAGCCGGCCGGGTCGCGCGAACAGAATCAGCAAGACTGGTGGCGCATCGCCGAACGCGGCAGCCACCTGGGCATGTCCTTGCTCGCGCTCAGTTGCAAGCTGTTCGGCCGCCGTTTCACCGCGCTCTGGCTGCATCCGATCGTCGCGTATTTTCTGCTCACGGGCCGTGCCGCGCGCGAGGCGTCGAGCAATTACTTCACGCATCTCAGTCAAACCGCGCCGCACGGCGATACGCCGCGTCCGGGTTGGCTGTCCGCCTATCGCCATATGCTGGCGTTCGCGCAATCGGGCTTCGACAAGCTGGCGGCATGGTCCGGCCGTGTCAACAACGGCGACGTCAAATTCGAAGATCCGTCGGCATTCGAAGCCCTGGTCGCGAGCGGCAAGGGTGCGCTCGTGATCGGTGCGCATCTCGGCAATCTGGAAATGACTCGTGCGCTCGCCGCGCAAGGCGCCTACGCGAAAGTCACCGCCGTGGTCTACACCGAACACGCGCGGCGCTTCAATAGCGTGCTGGCGTCGGCGAATAGCCAGTTCGCGCGGCATCTGCTCGAAGTCAGCGACTTCGGTCCGGAGACCGCCATGATGATGCAGGAGCGCGTCGACTCGGGCGAGTTGCTGGTG
This window contains:
- a CDS encoding glycosyltransferase family 2 protein, translated to MSIAACIVIPIYNHKDAIGATVAHLAVHGLPIFVVDDGSDEATQQVLAALAQQYAGQLTLLRLPVNGGKGAAVMAGLRAARAAAYTHALQIDADGQHDATDVPRFIEAARAEPGAVILGRPVYDESVPKSRLYGRYLTHVWVWIETLSLTIRDSMCGFRLYPLALACELIDSVQLPTRMDFDIEILVRLYWRRAAFRSIPTRVTYASDGVSHFDVLWDNVRISRSHTRLVFGMLWRLPMLLAHKVMPRRAAVASEPDQPGEPGKPAGSREQNQQDWWRIAERGSHLGMSLLALSCKLFGRRFTALWLHPIVAYFLLTGRAAREASSNYFTHLSQTAPHGDTPRPGWLSAYRHMLAFAQSGFDKLAAWSGRVNNGDVKFEDPSAFEALVASGKGALVIGAHLGNLEMTRALAAQGAYAKVTAVVYTEHARRFNSVLASANSQFARHLLEVSDFGPETAMMMQERVDSGELLVIVGDRVPAHEAGRTIDAQFLGSTAPFAQGPYVLAHALGCPVYLFFCLKERDGYRLYFEPFAERIELPRRERTQHLAAWAQRYAARLEHYCRKAPYQWFNFFDFWASPKRGTHGRT